The following nucleotide sequence is from Candidatus Neomarinimicrobiota bacterium.
GCTAAATAATGATACAATAAATGTCAATTATTGCAGAGATAAGCATTGTTAACTCTATATAAAATAATACGATATATAATCGTCATATTTTGTTACCCTCCAAACCATATGAAAGATAATCCGCTTGAGTCATCCCCGATAAATAAATCATTATAATAAAATATGTAGTAATAATATTACACATTTATGGTTTTTTCTCAAACTGCAGAATTGAGTATGTGGAGTATAAATCTAGTATTAGGATTATAAATATCGACAAGTGCGCTCCAAATAAAATTGTTTCATGTAAGGATTGATGGACTGCGGGAATAATACTGGTGATATCTGACCTGCGTTTGCACCAATGGAATAGGATCATTTGATAAAACTTGTCATGGGCTGATTGGTTTCAGCAAGCTGTTTCTACTCTATTACTGAATATGTAAAGGTTTTGGTGCCCGGCAGTAGGAAGTCCCCCGTTGACGACAGTTATTATTCCCGTTTTGTAAGGGGCAATAATGATAGACTGTTTGGATCAGAAAAGGAGATTCGGATGAATTAAAATGCATTTACAGGCGCTTGTAGTGAACTAATACCAATTGTATTTTCAAATGGCACTATCAATTCAAAAGATTATTTCGGTTATCAATCTTCAAGTTTTTAGACTGTCTGCGCGGAGAAATATGAACGAACAGTCTGACGTGATGGTCTTTAATATAAACAGACACAAAGTCTATTCTCACACGAAGGGAGCAAATAGATCAGTTTTGTTTGGAAATAAAAAGAGTAAGAGAGAAAAAAGAAGGTGAACGACTAATTGGATCTAGATCAGTAGGTCCAACTGCGCTCTTCAGAAAAACTGCAACTTAAGCTATCCGTCACGTTATCTGCACTAAACCAGGCAAAAGAAATTGTGACATCCAGATAATCTGGGATCGAGGTATCTGCAGGAGCAAGTCCGTCAGAAGTGTCATCTATCCCCGTGACAAATGTAGAACGGTACCCCTGAATCCCATTGAGGGTCAGGGGTACCGAAGATTCTGGTAAACTGTCTTGAAGTGATTCGTAACCTAGGTCAATGGCCTTTTCCATGCGTGAAGCCATGTTGGCATAAGCGAGTTGAGAGCGAATACCTCTTTCGATCTCAAAGCGACTCACTGTGTAATACTGAGCAGTGCCTAGTACAATTATAGCAAGTAATGTGGCAGAGATCAGTACTTCAACGAGAGTGTAGCCCTGGTTATTCATTTGCTTCAAAGAACCTATTGCCAGATAATTAACCTGATCTACCGTTTACTCTAAACCACCAGCAAGTGTTCCGGCCTGGTTCAGGGTACGGTCTGATCTAAGGATGTCGCCAGCGGCACATGTAATCGTATAGTTGGAACCATCAGTGCTGAGATAGGTAAAAGAAGAATCAGTAAAATATTTACCAGTGATCTCACCAGTTCTGATATCATTCCAGGTAGCTCCAATAACATAACCGGCAGGACTTACTGTTGGATACTCACCATTCTCACCATAAAAAACACGAAGCTGGGTCCGAATGCTACCAAGTGAAGCATCAGATTCACTCATTTTAGCTTTAGTAACATTATTATTGTAGATCGGCACAGCAACGGCAGCCAATACACCAATAATTACAATTACGATCATTAACTCAACTAACGAAAAACCACTATTCTTTCTCATTTTAGTATCCTCCTCTAGGATGTTTGTTTCAATGTCTTTAAACATTTTTTTGTTAATTTGTGTTAAATATTCTGTTCTCATAACGGCTGCAGTAGTTTCAAATGCTGTGCCAACACCGAGATAATTTTATAAGTACATGCAAAACAATATGATATATGTGTAATAAAAAAATTCACCGTCAGCTTTATGTAAGATATATCCTGCAACATGAGATCACTTTCAACTAGAAGTGTCATAAATAAATAACATCTATTTATATCGGATAGGCTAAAACAGTAAGAATATGGCACAAATACTGATAATAATAGATACTAATATTGCTATAACATCATATATAACAATAATATATGAATGTGTCATATTCTGTTTGCAGAATGATAGTATTTGGACTAAAGAAATTTGATTCTTGGTTGACGATAAGGTGAAACCAAGAGGTGTGTAATAATAATACTACTTACATGCTTTAAACAAAATCAGTTTATAATATCATATGGAAGGTTAGATAAAATAATAAAAGGGACTATAAATTGATAATACATGCTATAAAAGTAATTCAAGAATATTGCAGTGATTTTCTCATCCTTAAAATTAGGAAACAGACCATATCAAAGAATACTGATGACTTCTAACGTGACGTAGCCTTGTCATCTTGCTGTTATATTAAGTTGGCCTGAAATAGCCGGTTGCATCAGGAGTCATCACCTCGCAGCAGTGTAAGTTCTTTTGCCACGAAGACACCCATCTTCGCTGGAAGAGCTACGCCGGACAAGCAAAGGCTCAAAGAGCCATTCAGGGATTTTATAGAACATAGTGCCTTAGTGACTTTGTGGCTATATATATGTAAAATATACTTACGGATAACATGGGCCGGTTTAATAAGTATGGATGATAAACGCGGATCAAATCTGCAATAATGCCAATCAGGCTTCCAAATTAGCCATAACTAATCCGCCCCTAGCCCCTTCCATCAGCGTTTTACTACACCGAGATAAGCCGAGGAGGGGACTTGGTTTGCCTAACGGTTCACACTTTAAAAATCACTTATGGACAGCATAGAACTGAAACTGATATTGCTAATGAATGGCTGAGCTCATCTGGAATATGGGTAAATAAAGGGTTACAATGATGATACTGACGACCACGCCCAATCCACCCATAACAATTGGTTCAATAGTTTTTGAAAGTTTATCGACTGCAGTATTAAAATCAGCTTCATGAAATTCAGATATCTTTTCCAGCATGATGGCCATTGCACCTGATTTTTCACCAACTCCTATCATCGAACTAACCATAATTGGAAAAACATCATCGTATTTTGCCAATTGCCCACCCAAGCTGCGGCCGTGAGCAACCTGTGTGGAAACATTTTCACAGATCTCTTTTATATAAACATTATCTGATGTATCACCTGCAATTTTCAGTGCGGTGATGATTGAAACTTCAGCCCGAATTAAAACTGATAAAGTTTTGGCAAACCTTGCGATCAATGATTTATGTATGATATGACCGGCAACGGGAGTTTTAAAGATGTGTTTATCAATGAAATATCTGCCCTTTGTCGAGGTCTTGAAAGCCCTGAAGCCTATCCATAAACCTCCACCAATAATTGCTTCCAGTATTATGTGGGTGCTCATGAATTCACTGATGTTAATCATCACTTGAGTGGATGCAGGAAGCTCAGCACCAAAACTGTCGAAAATATCAGCAAATTTTGGCATAAGCCCAAACATAACACCTGCCAATACTACTCCGAAGAAACCGGCAATGAATTTTGGATAACTGACTGCTGAGCTAAGACGCTTACGAACATCATCTTCTTTTTCAATGTATATGGCTATCTGACTAAGGATCTGATCCAGACCACCACCCATTTCCGCAGCATTTACCATGGAGATGACGAAACCGGGAAAAATATTTCGGTGTTCAGATAATGCCTCTGAAAAGGGATGCCCTGCTTTAACAAATATTAGAATCTCACCCAGAGCATTTTTGAAATTTTTATCTTCAAATTGGAGTTGTACAATAGAAATGGCATCAACCAGTTGAATTCCAGCATCCAGCAACGTAGACAGCTCTCTGAAAAAGATGACCTTAAGTGTGGGGTCAACCTTGGGCGGTGTGAGGTTTATCTCACTGAGTTTCCAAGAGCGCTTCTTTCGACGTACAGGTTCAACACTAACCGGTCTGAGACCCATCTTGCGCAACTCTGCACTGACTTCCTCCCTGGTGAAGCCGCCTAGAGTGCCCTCGCGACGTTTACCCTTTTCATCAACGGCTATGTATCGAAAATTTCCCATATTTGCTAGGCTACCCTGATAATCTCATCCAAAGTGGTTAGGCCACGACGAGCTCGATCAAGCCCCTCGTGAAAAACTGATAATGTTCCAGCTTCCTCTGCTGCCTTGCGTATCTCTGCTTCAGAAGCATCATTAATTATAAGCTCCTTTATAGTTGCATCCATAAACAAAATTTCGTGTATACCAAAACGCCCCCAATATCCAGAGCCGGAACACTGTTTGCAACCCTTTCCCTTATAATATGTGTCTTTCGAAATATCAATATTATGTCGATTCAAAAAAAGTTTAATATCTATTGAGGGTTCGACAGGTACCCGACAATTCGTGCAGACCCTTCTTACCAGGCGCTGAGCGACAATGACTGAAATTGAAGAAACAATCAAGTACTTATCAATGCCCATATTTATCAGGCGAATGATAGTTGCTACTGAACTATTTGTATGAAGGGTACTGAGGACAAGGTGTCCAGTGAGAGCCGCCTTAATGGCGATCTCCGCCGTTTCCAGATCACGAATTTCACCAACCATGACAATATCTGGATCCTGCCGGAGAATTGAACGTAGTGCTGAAGCGAAGGTTAAACCTACTCCCGGTCGAGCTTGAACCTGGTTGATTCCAGAAAGCCGGTACTCTACCGGATCTTCAACAGTAATGATATTTAACTGCGGGCTATTAACAAAATTGAGAATTGAGTAAAGGGTGGTAGTTTTACCTGACCCTGTAGGTCCGGTCACCAGGATCATGCCTGTAGATGCTCTGGCTTTTTCCTTTAGCTGGTTAAGCTTTTTCTCGGGGAAGCCAAGGTCATCAATATTCAGGGAGATAGAACCCTGATCCAAAATACGCATAACGATCTTTTCCCCGTATATACCAGGGATGGTAGAGCACCTTACATCAACGCTACGCCCCATGATCTTAAATTTTACACGACCATCCTGGGGTACCCGTCGTTCTGCAATGTCAAGATCGGCCAATATCTTGATACGTGCGATCACACCAGACTGCAACCGACGATTTGCCGGTGGGAACTCTCTTAACATGCCATCAATTCTAAGCCGGATTCTGAGATTATTTTCCTGAGGTTCAATGTGAATATCACTGGCTCGCTCTTGAATAGCCTGAACCAGGAGTGAGTTGACAAATACAACAGCCGGAGCATCAGTGGCTTGCGTTCGCAGGATATCGATGCTGTCTTCATCGATTTCTTCCTCTTCTTCCAACTCATCCTCTACTTCAACCAGATCTTGTAGAGTGTCTTCAAAAGCATTTTTATCTGAGAAAATCGTTCCGATGGCAAATTCAATGTCATCCGGATCAGCCCAGACCGTTGTGACCTCCTTCTGGATCTTGCTTCGAATGATCTGAAGGGCTATCATATCCAGAGGATCAGCCATGGCCAGAACAACTGTACCATCTTCCAGCTCTTCCACGGGGACGAGACGATGGAATTGACATACTTCTTCCGATATCTTCAATGCTGCACTGGTGGCAAAAGAGGCGATTCCCTTAAGATTTGTCCGGCTAAGACCAAAAGTACCATAAATCTCAGTGATACCCTTGGCTTGGATAGTGCTAATACTAGGGGTTGATTCTTTTTTGACTAATTCCATTTATTTTCTCAGTGCAGAAAAGATTGTCAGCAATTCTTTACGCTTCATAATCTAAACGGCATTGTGGGAATGTGAAAAGGTGAATATGGGAGATTGTGTCGCTATTTTATTACAGACACAGATTTACTCGCCAAAATCGAGTCAATTCTGTATGCCCAGTTTTTTTAGCTTTAAATGCAGATGCTGCCGACTCAAACCGGCTGATTGTGCAGCCTTGCTGATGTTTAGCTCTGCCTGTTGTAATAGAGCCTGGAAGTATAATTTTTCAAATTCCTCCTTGGCTTCTGCATACGTTTCCACGTGCTGTTCATTCTGAAATAGCATCGCAGTTCCTCCGTGGAGAAGATGGGCAGGCAGATCTGAAACGGCGATGGTATCATCCTTACACATGATCATCGCATTCTCAAGAACATTTACCAATTCACGAATATTACCGGGCCAATCATAGGTGTTAAAAACTTGGAATGCCTTGGGTGCAATTCGGGTGACACTCTTGCCCATCACACTGGAAAGTCGTTTTAAGTGATACTCAATGATCACTGGCAAATCCTCTTTGCGATCCCTAAGTGGTGGGATTTCAATATGAAAAACATTTAGTCTGAAATATAGATCCTCACGGAATCGACCGATTTTAACCAATTCTTCAATATTTTGATTCGTTGCAGCAACAACGCGGAGCTTTAATGGTATTTCCACACTGCTGCCAACACGACGAATGGCACTGGTCTCTAAAACGCGTAGCAATTGTATCTGAAATTCTGGTGTCGTTTCAGTGATCTCATCCAAAAAGATAGTTCCGTTATGCGATTCTTCGAACACCCCGCTCCGACGCTCATTGGCTCCAGTAAACGAGCCTTTTTCATGTCCGAATAAAGTACTTTCCAAAAGAGTGCCTGGAATACTGCCACAATTGATAGGGATAAATGAACCCTTTGCATTACGGCTCTGTGAGTGGATCAGACGGGCAGCAACTTCCTTACCGGTTCCAGATTCACCGGTTAGCAATACAGTTGTATTATAGTCGGCTACGGTTGTGATTTTTTCCAGGATCTTCTGCATGACAGCAGAGTGAGCTTCAATGTCAAGATAATCAGTGTGCCGCTTCAACTCTTTGCGAAGTGCTATATTTTCACTGCGGATGCGTTTCTCTGATAACCCACGTGTGATTCTGATCTGAAGTTGGTTAAGATCAATAATCGGTTTGGCCAGGTAGTCATAAGCACCATGCTGAATACATTTCACGACAATGTCAGTATCTTGAATAGCACTCACCATAATGATGATAATCTCTGGACTACTCTGCTTAAATTGTTCCAGTAGTTTTAAGCCACTTATGCGCGGCATATTGATATCCAATACAGCAACATCAATATCCTCTTGTTCAAAGATCTCTATGGCAACTTCAGGGGTGATAGCTGTGAAAATCTTGTATCCCAGATCCCCCAGGAAATTCTCAAAAAGATGAGTAATATCCGGTTCATCATCAACGATCAGGATTTGGGCGATGGATTTTACTTTGGCATTCATACAATTCTCACCTGCATATTTTTAAGTCACTTTATTCAGTCGAACAAGAAACATTGTCAGACAGTACATAGTATATAAAAAAAATGACTAAATGTGTAGTATATATACGACAAATGTAAGATTTTATTTCCCAAGTGAGAATTGTCACATTAGCGGACTTCGAAAAGGTCTTCAGCCTCCACTAAGTAGAATAATATTATTTATTTACAGTTTTAGATAGTAGTGGGTTTGCCGTTAAGCAGGTTTCCCACCAACCCAAACCGGTTGGATCCATGAGATGTTTTAGAGTAGTTTGACTTAAAACATGATCAAGTACAGATTGAATAGCGCACCAGAAAGAACGTACCGTACAATGATCAAAATGGGCGCATACTTCACCAGTTCCAGAAAAGTGATCACAAAAACCTACTCCAAATAATTTGCCGCCCAAAACCTCAAACACATCACTAAGCACAATTTCATCTGCTGGTTTGGCTAAAGTATATCCACCATCTTTGCCGCGACTGCTCTCCACAAAACCGTTGATCCGTAGAATCCGAACTAGTTTGGCCGTATTGGCTGTGGTTAGCTGCTCAGCCTGACTGATGGCTGAAATACTACTTCCACCACTACCAGTTTCTCGCCCGATATGCAGTAAACAACGGATACCATACTCTTCCTGGGCACTGATCTTCATGCAGCTATTGATCCATTTATGGAAAACCAGTTAACTACCCTTCGATCTTGCTCAGGACAGGCGCCGAATGCAGAGCGAGGCATTGAACTTGTCGAAATGGACGCATGGACTATTATTTGCCCCCATGGTAAGCGACTTGAGAAGATTCTTTGCAGAAGATCAACATATTCAGTAACTATTTTCAATTTTAAAGCAATCCCAACTGCAACAGCCCAGCTTCAGTAATCATATCTTTGTGCCACTGGGGTTCCCAGACCACTTCGACATCTGCAAACTCCAGTTCATCCACTTCCTGTAAGATCTGTTGTTTGACAGAGATCGGTAAAGAACCGGCGACCGGACAATTGGGGGCCGTTAAGGTCATCTTGACATACGCTTCCAGCTCTTCTGTGACGGTAACATCATAGATTAAGCCCAGGTCGTAGATATTTACTGGAATCTCCGGATCGAAAATTGTTTTGATGGTCGCTATGATCTTCTCTTCAATTTCTTTCAGATCAATTTCAGGGATATTGTCATGCATAATAGGGTCCAGTTTTAACCACAGAGCTCACAGTGAACACTCCGATTGCAAATTGTTTCGTGGAAAAGTTC
It contains:
- a CDS encoding prepilin-type N-terminal cleavage/methylation domain-containing protein, coding for MNNQGYTLVEVLISATLLAIIVLGTAQYYTVSRFEIERGIRSQLAYANMASRMEKAIDLGYESLQDSLPESSVPLTLNGIQGYRSTFVTGIDDTSDGLAPADTSIPDYLDVTISFAWFSADNVTDSLSCSFSEERSWTY
- a CDS encoding GspE/PulE family protein; the encoded protein is MELVKKESTPSISTIQAKGITEIYGTFGLSRTNLKGIASFATSAALKISEEVCQFHRLVPVEELEDGTVVLAMADPLDMIALQIIRSKIQKEVTTVWADPDDIEFAIGTIFSDKNAFEDTLQDLVEVEDELEEEEEIDEDSIDILRTQATDAPAVVFVNSLLVQAIQERASDIHIEPQENNLRIRLRIDGMLREFPPANRRLQSGVIARIKILADLDIAERRVPQDGRVKFKIMGRSVDVRCSTIPGIYGEKIVMRILDQGSISLNIDDLGFPEKKLNQLKEKARASTGMILVTGPTGSGKTTTLYSILNFVNSPQLNIITVEDPVEYRLSGINQVQARPGVGLTFASALRSILRQDPDIVMVGEIRDLETAEIAIKAALTGHLVLSTLHTNSSVATIIRLINMGIDKYLIVSSISVIVAQRLVRRVCTNCRVPVEPSIDIKLFLNRHNIDISKDTYYKGKGCKQCSGSGYWGRFGIHEILFMDATIKELIINDASEAEIRKAAEEAGTLSVFHEGLDRARRGLTTLDEIIRVA
- a CDS encoding iron-sulfur cluster assembly protein, yielding MHDNIPEIDLKEIEEKIIATIKTIFDPEIPVNIYDLGLIYDVTVTEELEAYVKMTLTAPNCPVAGSLPISVKQQILQEVDELEFADVEVVWEPQWHKDMITEAGLLQLGLL
- a CDS encoding prepilin-type N-terminal cleavage/methylation domain-containing protein, with product MRKNSGFSLVELMIVIVIIGVLAAVAVPIYNNNVTKAKMSESDASLGSIRTQLRVFYGENGEYPTVSPAGYVIGATWNDIRTGEITGKYFTDSSFTYLSTDGSNYTITCAAGDILRSDRTLNQAGTLAGGLE
- a CDS encoding Rrf2 family transcriptional regulator, translating into MKISAQEEYGIRCLLHIGRETGSGGSSISAISQAEQLTTANTAKLVRILRINGFVESSRGKDGGYTLAKPADEIVLSDVFEVLGGKLFGVGFCDHFSGTGEVCAHFDHCTVRSFWCAIQSVLDHVLSQTTLKHLMDPTGLGWWETCLTANPLLSKTVNK
- a CDS encoding sigma-54 dependent transcriptional regulator; its protein translation is MNAKVKSIAQILIVDDEPDITHLFENFLGDLGYKIFTAITPEVAIEIFEQEDIDVAVLDINMPRISGLKLLEQFKQSSPEIIIIMVSAIQDTDIVVKCIQHGAYDYLAKPIIDLNQLQIRITRGLSEKRIRSENIALRKELKRHTDYLDIEAHSAVMQKILEKITTVADYNTTVLLTGESGTGKEVAARLIHSQSRNAKGSFIPINCGSIPGTLLESTLFGHEKGSFTGANERRSGVFEESHNGTIFLDEITETTPEFQIQLLRVLETSAIRRVGSSVEIPLKLRVVAATNQNIEELVKIGRFREDLYFRLNVFHIEIPPLRDRKEDLPVIIEYHLKRLSSVMGKSVTRIAPKAFQVFNTYDWPGNIRELVNVLENAMIMCKDDTIAVSDLPAHLLHGGTAMLFQNEQHVETYAEAKEEFEKLYFQALLQQAELNISKAAQSAGLSRQHLHLKLKKLGIQN
- a CDS encoding type II secretion system F family protein — encoded protein: MGNFRYIAVDEKGKRREGTLGGFTREEVSAELRKMGLRPVSVEPVRRKKRSWKLSEINLTPPKVDPTLKVIFFRELSTLLDAGIQLVDAISIVQLQFEDKNFKNALGEILIFVKAGHPFSEALSEHRNIFPGFVISMVNAAEMGGGLDQILSQIAIYIEKEDDVRKRLSSAVSYPKFIAGFFGVVLAGVMFGLMPKFADIFDSFGAELPASTQVMINISEFMSTHIILEAIIGGGLWIGFRAFKTSTKGRYFIDKHIFKTPVAGHIIHKSLIARFAKTLSVLIRAEVSIITALKIAGDTSDNVYIKEICENVSTQVAHGRSLGGQLAKYDDVFPIMVSSMIGVGEKSGAMAIMLEKISEFHEADFNTAVDKLSKTIEPIVMGGLGVVVSIIIVTLYLPIFQMSSAIH